A window of the Anomalospiza imberbis isolate Cuckoo-Finch-1a 21T00152 chromosome 34, ASM3175350v1, whole genome shotgun sequence genome harbors these coding sequences:
- the LOC137464011 gene encoding olfactory receptor 14J1-like — MFFFLLNLALSDLGSICTTVPKAMHNSLWDTSTISCTGCAAQLFFFLFFMSAEYSLLTIMCYDRYVSICKPLHYGTLLGSRACAHMAAAAWASAFLNALLHTANTFSLPLCHGNALGQFFCEIPQILKLSCSKSYLRERGLIAVSAFLVFGCFVFLVFSYVQIFRAVLRIPSEQGRHKAFSTCLPHLAVLSLFLSTIMFAHLKPPSMSSPSLDLTLSVLYSVVPPTPKGLRKRLSVPLSY; from the exons atgttcttcttcctgctcaacctggccctcagcgacctgggctccatctgcaccactgtgcCCAAAGCtatgcacaattccctctgggacaccagcaccatctcctgcacaggatgtgctgcacagctctttttctttctgttcttcatgtCAGCAGAGTATTctctcctgaccatcatgtgctacgaccgctatgtgtccatctgcaaacccctgcactacgggaccctcctgggcagcagagcttgtgcccacatggcagcagctgcctgggccagtgcctttctcaatgctctgctgcacacggccaatacattttccctgcccctgtgccatggcaatgccctgggccagttcttctgtgaaatcccacagatcctcaagctctcctgctccaaatcctacctcagggaacgtgggctcattgctgttagtgcctTTTTGgtatttggctgttttgtgttcttggttttctcctatgtgcagatcttcagggccgtgctgaggatcccctctgaacagggacggcacaaagccttttccacctgcctccctcacctggccgtgctctccttgttcctcagcactattatgtttgctcacctgaagcccccctccatgtcctccccatccctggatctgaccctgtcagttctgtactcggtggtgcctcca actccaaagggactgaggaaaagactgtctgtgcccctgtcctattaa